From Actinopolymorpha cephalotaxi, one genomic window encodes:
- a CDS encoding heme o synthase yields the protein MAAVDSGPIASGPTTSGSRTSGHRTSDDRTSGPRAGDGHTSPPRRAHWRDVVAAYVALTKPRIIELLLVTTVPVMFLAQRGVPSLGLVFATMVGGIAAAGSANTLNCVLDRDIDERMRRTRRRPLPRHAVGPRNAAVFGLVLGLVATLWLGFLVNWLSAGLALAANAFYILVYTLVLKRRTSQNIVWGGIAGCFPVVIGWTAVRGSLDWAPLALVLVVFFWTPPHTWTLAMRYREDYAEAGVPMLPVVATERAVARQVVAYSAATVLASLALWPIAPTGWLYPVAAAVLGAVVMVEAFALVRRVARGQTGPALRPMRFFHWSNLYLALLFVAVALDPLLTR from the coding sequence GTGGCGGCAGTCGACTCCGGCCCCATCGCTTCTGGCCCCACCACCTCGGGGTCGCGCACCTCGGGCCACCGCACCTCCGACGACCGCACCTCCGGGCCGCGCGCGGGGGACGGGCACACCTCCCCGCCGCGCCGGGCGCACTGGCGGGACGTCGTGGCGGCGTACGTCGCGCTCACCAAGCCCCGCATCATCGAGCTCCTCCTCGTCACCACCGTGCCGGTGATGTTCCTCGCCCAGCGAGGCGTCCCGTCGCTCGGCCTGGTGTTCGCCACGATGGTCGGCGGCATCGCCGCCGCGGGCAGCGCCAACACCCTCAACTGCGTACTCGACCGCGACATCGACGAGCGGATGCGCCGCACCCGCCGGCGGCCCCTGCCCCGGCACGCGGTGGGCCCGCGCAACGCCGCGGTCTTCGGCCTCGTGCTCGGCCTGGTCGCGACGCTGTGGCTGGGCTTCCTCGTCAACTGGCTGTCGGCCGGGCTCGCGCTGGCCGCGAACGCGTTCTACATCCTCGTCTACACGCTGGTGCTGAAGCGGCGTACGTCACAGAACATCGTGTGGGGCGGCATCGCCGGCTGTTTCCCGGTGGTGATCGGGTGGACGGCGGTACGCGGTTCGCTCGACTGGGCGCCCCTCGCGCTGGTGCTGGTGGTGTTCTTCTGGACGCCGCCGCACACCTGGACGCTGGCGATGCGCTACCGCGAGGACTACGCCGAGGCCGGCGTGCCGATGCTGCCGGTGGTCGCCACCGAGCGCGCCGTGGCCCGGCAGGTGGTGGCCTACTCCGCCGCGACGGTGCTGGCCTCCCTGGCGCTGTGGCCGATCGCACCGACCGGCTGGCTGTACCCCGTCGCCGCCGCCGTGCTGGGCGCCGTCGTCATGGTGGAGGCGTTCGCGCTGGTACGCCGGGTGGCGCGCGGGCAGACCGGTCCCGCGCTGCGGCCGATGCGCTTCTTCCACTGGTCCAACCTCTACCTCGCGCTGTTGTTCGTGGCGGTCGCGCTCGACCCGCTGCTGACCCGCTGA